In Leptospira sp. WS58.C1, a single genomic region encodes these proteins:
- a CDS encoding HPr family phosphocarrier protein codes for MKEIHLKINENGAGMHARPASVFVNCAAKYSCEVLVSKDGVEVNGKSIMGLMMLALAPGAEFSIKTEGPQEEEAADALAKLVEGDFAV; via the coding sequence TTGAAAGAAATCCACCTCAAAATTAACGAAAACGGCGCAGGGATGCATGCTCGTCCCGCCTCTGTCTTTGTGAATTGCGCGGCAAAATACTCCTGCGAAGTTCTAGTCTCAAAAGATGGTGTGGAAGTAAACGGTAAAAGTATCATGGGACTTATGATGTTGGCATTAGCCCCCGGCGCTGAATTTTCCATTAAAACCGAAGGTCCACAGGAAGAAGAAGCAGCGGATGCTTTGGCAAAATTAGTGGAAGGCGATTTTGCTGTATGA
- the hprK gene encoding HPr(Ser) kinase/phosphatase — protein sequence MSVPGINVSNILKDHPELGLKLIAGENGLQNRIHSSEINRPGLSLTGFYESFAHDRIQIFGKGEWAYITSKEGEEMEKLAADFFHFHLNCIIFTHGNVPPHIFIEYCDRLNIPLLGSDVSTHKFITLISQILDRSLAPRTMRHGVLIEVFGIGILLSGKSGVGKSETALELIERGHRLVADDMVEIRRLSESYLIGTCSDLLRHHMEIRGLGILNIKDIFGIGSVRDHKLIELIIHLEEWTEEKEFDRTGLENRTEEVLGVNIPLIKLPVRPGRNIPIIVETAAMNQRLKKLGKNAAAEFSQKLNIYLQQGKVERNPPQN from the coding sequence ATGTCCGTTCCCGGAATTAATGTTTCTAATATTCTAAAAGATCATCCGGAGTTAGGTTTAAAACTCATTGCAGGAGAAAATGGGCTCCAAAACCGGATCCATAGTTCTGAGATCAACCGTCCCGGTCTTTCACTTACTGGTTTTTACGAAAGTTTCGCCCATGATCGTATCCAAATTTTTGGAAAAGGAGAATGGGCCTATATCACTTCTAAAGAAGGTGAGGAAATGGAAAAACTCGCCGCAGACTTTTTCCATTTTCATTTGAACTGTATCATATTCACTCACGGGAATGTTCCTCCTCATATCTTTATAGAATACTGCGATCGTCTGAATATTCCACTATTGGGTTCCGATGTTTCCACTCATAAGTTCATCACACTAATCTCTCAGATTTTGGACAGAAGTCTTGCGCCTAGGACCATGAGACATGGAGTTCTGATCGAGGTATTCGGGATTGGGATACTTCTCTCCGGAAAGAGCGGTGTGGGAAAAAGTGAAACGGCTCTCGAACTCATAGAAAGAGGACACCGTTTGGTTGCGGACGATATGGTGGAGATCAGACGACTTTCCGAAAGTTATTTGATCGGGACTTGTTCGGACCTTCTACGACACCACATGGAGATCAGAGGATTAGGAATTTTGAATATAAAAGATATATTCGGGATCGGATCCGTTAGAGACCATAAACTTATTGAACTTATCATCCATCTGGAAGAATGGACCGAAGAAAAGGAATTCGACAGAACCGGACTTGAAAATAGAACGGAAGAAGTTCTCGGAGTCAATATTCCATTGATCAAACTTCCGGTCCGACCGGGAAGAAATATACCGATCATCGTGGAGACCGCTGCAATGAACCAAAGATTAAAAAAGTTGGGAAAAAATGCGGCGGCGGAATTCAGCCAAAAATTAAATATTTATCTACAGCAAGGAAAAGTTGAAAGAAATCCACCTCAAAATTAA
- a CDS encoding LIC_11548 family sensor histidine kinase, translated as MEEENRYYLRDLLILSGVIFIAVLAAELIHFRNSESIDIVDRILIYVYYTVPLVVLFLILSYFYRNRRNLETGRLKSSIRYRLSLSFLFIAMLPSFPVFLLTSNVIGRVFEGFYGLDIAQALEAGDHFVRKELEPEKNNLLEKAKLFRNLVKRENPNPNLLTNRANELDLISNPNYYVGWYDNNVPALENRSLKLTISPEEFTSFGTEGISEKLILSQSLSFYLLKIESLNPSKFLILGKRVFHGEESKAYSFINTRKNYITADLTKEKLPYEVRLTITLLTVFAFLLSIFFSLVFARKISRPIIDLANATQKVSLGDTDINLPLTEGGEIGALVESFNQMVKDLKSKNEELMHSQRIAAWKEVAQRMAHEIKNPLTPIQLSAERIRRKLNSEVPEEFQEIVTKGSETIVGQVKILEHLVNEFSEFARMPAPRLINQHLEPVVLESAKLFEHTPGIQIELNFAKNLPEIFLDKKLFLGIMNNLFKNAVEAIEKRRQRGDSSFFQGKVRISTVLEKRIMRRSVVLLVEDNGIGITPEYRSKVFEPYYSTKDEHVSGIGLAIVQKTVIDHNGHISVDSSELGGCKFRIELPVA; from the coding sequence ATAGAGGAGGAAAATCGATATTATCTTCGAGATCTTCTGATTTTATCCGGAGTGATCTTTATAGCAGTTCTCGCTGCTGAACTCATTCATTTTAGAAATTCGGAAAGTATAGATATAGTAGATCGAATATTGATCTACGTATATTATACGGTTCCATTAGTCGTATTATTCTTGATCCTTTCCTATTTTTATAGGAATCGCAGGAATTTGGAGACTGGAAGGCTCAAAAGTTCCATCCGATACAGACTTTCTCTATCCTTTTTGTTCATCGCGATGCTTCCTTCTTTTCCGGTATTTCTTCTCACTTCTAATGTGATCGGAAGAGTATTCGAAGGATTTTACGGTTTGGATATCGCGCAAGCTCTGGAAGCGGGGGATCACTTCGTTCGAAAGGAACTGGAACCGGAAAAGAATAATCTATTAGAAAAGGCTAAACTATTTAGAAATCTTGTCAAAAGGGAAAATCCAAACCCGAATCTACTCACAAATCGTGCGAACGAATTAGATCTGATCTCGAACCCGAATTATTATGTGGGTTGGTACGATAATAATGTGCCCGCACTCGAAAACAGATCATTAAAACTGACCATCTCTCCGGAAGAATTTACCTCTTTCGGAACGGAAGGAATCTCGGAAAAATTAATATTGAGCCAAAGTTTAAGCTTTTATCTGCTCAAAATAGAATCCTTAAATCCTTCAAAGTTCTTAATATTAGGAAAACGTGTTTTTCACGGAGAAGAATCCAAAGCATATTCTTTTATAAATACCAGAAAAAATTATATCACTGCCGATTTGACAAAAGAAAAACTTCCGTACGAGGTCAGGCTTACTATCACTTTATTGACCGTATTCGCATTTTTACTTTCCATTTTTTTCTCCCTTGTATTCGCACGAAAAATCTCCAGACCGATCATTGATCTTGCCAACGCCACGCAAAAAGTCTCATTAGGAGATACCGACATCAATCTTCCGCTTACGGAAGGAGGAGAGATAGGAGCCTTGGTAGAATCCTTCAACCAGATGGTGAAGGACCTAAAATCCAAGAACGAGGAATTGATGCATTCTCAAAGGATCGCCGCCTGGAAAGAAGTGGCTCAAAGAATGGCGCACGAGATCAAAAATCCTCTGACCCCAATCCAACTTTCGGCGGAAAGAATACGAAGAAAGCTGAACTCTGAAGTTCCGGAAGAATTCCAAGAAATCGTAACAAAAGGTAGTGAAACAATTGTCGGTCAGGTAAAAATTCTGGAACATCTGGTAAATGAATTCTCGGAATTTGCGAGAATGCCCGCACCTAGGCTGATCAACCAACATTTGGAACCGGTCGTGTTAGAAAGTGCAAAACTTTTCGAACATACTCCGGGAATCCAAATAGAACTAAACTTCGCTAAAAATTTACCCGAAATCTTTTTGGACAAAAAACTGTTTTTAGGGATCATGAACAATCTTTTTAAAAATGCTGTGGAAGCCATCGAAAAAAGAAGACAGAGAGGCGATTCCAGTTTTTTCCAAGGAAAAGTCCGTATCTCCACCGTATTAGAAAAAAGGATCATGAGACGTTCAGTGGTTTTACTTGTGGAAGATAACGGGATCGGTATCACTCCAGAATACAGATCCAAAGTTTTTGAACCGTATTATTCCACCAAGGACGAACATGTATCAGGGATAGGACTTGCAATCGTACAAAAAACGGTGATCGATCATAACGGTCATATTTCTGTAGACTCTTCCGAATTAGGCGGATGTAAATTCAGGATAGAACTTCCGGTAGCTTAA